Proteins encoded by one window of Synechococcus sp. MVIR-18-1:
- a CDS encoding NAD-dependent epimerase/dehydratase family protein: protein MKIVLHLLGGAGRIGTALIQSLVDNPISNLDSIYVYCDSTKANGVERLYANTKAPFVRALGYSGFVEFFGSEEHSIFSSENTRHVVFNLRGINKKQQWLNQPLDSMGVQINSCRTIVDANLWLQSNVEIIHFSSLLCDLIESSLSLDQICEGQESYRRPYMVSRLHQETMLAANAFQHSISTCFLRLPAVYGFSDDAQSPWVLNVFCKCRKKKELVLSRNPFQKVYLTHCAFLIQALRLLISSNYDVRSSKTVSYMRPPMLGMPVGALANIVENYPIDSADMQWSDLGIEFLDESNLGRGDNIDAHMLQLLSAIDTLIKP, encoded by the coding sequence ATGAAAATTGTATTGCATCTATTAGGTGGTGCTGGACGAATTGGAACCGCCCTTATTCAATCACTAGTTGATAATCCGATTAGTAATTTGGATTCAATATATGTCTATTGCGATTCTACGAAGGCTAACGGGGTGGAACGGCTTTATGCTAATACCAAGGCTCCTTTTGTAAGGGCTTTGGGTTACTCGGGCTTTGTTGAGTTTTTCGGGTCTGAAGAGCATAGTATTTTTTCTAGTGAAAATACTCGACATGTAGTCTTTAATTTGCGGGGAATTAATAAGAAGCAACAATGGTTGAATCAACCACTTGATTCTATGGGAGTGCAGATTAATTCGTGTAGGACTATTGTTGATGCAAATCTATGGCTCCAATCGAATGTTGAAATCATTCATTTTAGCTCTCTGCTTTGTGATTTAATCGAGAGCTCCCTTTCTTTGGATCAAATCTGTGAAGGACAGGAAAGTTATCGTCGTCCATATATGGTCAGTAGGCTTCATCAAGAAACAATGCTTGCTGCTAATGCATTTCAGCATTCTATTTCTACCTGCTTTCTTAGGCTCCCGGCAGTTTATGGTTTTTCCGATGACGCCCAGAGTCCTTGGGTCCTAAATGTTTTTTGTAAGTGCCGCAAGAAAAAAGAACTTGTTTTATCACGCAATCCATTTCAAAAAGTTTATCTTACTCATTGTGCTTTTTTAATCCAAGCTCTTCGCTTGCTTATCTCTTCAAATTATGATGTGCGATCTAGCAAAACAGTTAGTTATATGCGTCCACCAATGTTAGGCATGCCAGTTGGTGCACTCGCTAATATTGTCGAGAACTATCCCATTGATAGCGCTGACATGCAATGGAGTGATCTTGGAATTGAATTTTTAGATGAATCTAACCTCGGGCGCGGTGATAATATTGATGCTCATATGCTGCAGCTATTGTCTGCGATCGATACCCTCATTAAGCCATGA
- a CDS encoding thiamine pyrophosphate-binding protein: MSKLKLSVAIANLLASQGIRQVFGIIGSANAHLFDAVYQHPEIQLTCLHHEQACVMAAHGYYMQSGQIAAVFVTAGAGITNALTGVVGAWADSVPVLILSGQEATKQFASNNLSRMIGIQGVYTESIYESCTKSVVTCKDSESVVIAIASAVRLAREGRPGPCIVDIPIDLQSNEMEINKINALINENLVIKGFQSFGLSDQDLSHLLISLKSANAPLLWLGNGLRKYSSSVISSIVRDLGIPYLTSWTATDLFEPIDDLYAGHAGTYGGRAGNLILQSCDVLLTLGTRLAIPQKGYVDHQLARRAKIFVIDCDQIELDKLSERFDNKYLADASVALSQIHQSLGNTLHSSMNEWLSHVGLIRNEFSLVEPCHLKKDAVDSYQFISDLGKLSSSNTTFVTDMGTALISGFQVLEPKNGQRLFTSQGLGEMGYGLPGAIGAWFADPTRQVICLNCDGGLMMNLQDLHSVISHQIPLKLVIFNNDGYLMIKHTQNAIVGGRRAGTDRASGLTCPEYKPLVKALGFDYFSLSYLDQQDQVITEFLEHDGASVLEVFMAADQLLVPKLSVSVSADGTLVSPPLEDLSPLIPLEQIERLMLVDVHPNSISLERDEVVAKGDAIY, translated from the coding sequence ATGAGTAAGTTGAAGCTTTCTGTCGCCATTGCCAATTTACTTGCTTCGCAAGGAATACGCCAAGTATTTGGGATTATCGGTTCAGCTAATGCGCACTTGTTTGATGCTGTTTATCAACACCCTGAAATTCAGTTAACCTGCTTGCATCATGAGCAAGCTTGTGTAATGGCTGCTCACGGGTATTACATGCAATCTGGCCAAATAGCAGCCGTATTTGTTACCGCTGGAGCTGGAATTACGAATGCTCTTACAGGTGTTGTGGGTGCATGGGCAGATAGTGTACCTGTTTTAATTCTTAGTGGTCAGGAGGCTACTAAGCAGTTCGCTAGTAATAATCTTTCTCGTATGATCGGGATTCAAGGTGTTTATACAGAGTCGATTTATGAATCCTGTACAAAAAGTGTTGTCACATGCAAGGATTCAGAGAGCGTTGTAATTGCTATTGCTAGTGCTGTGAGACTAGCCAGGGAAGGTCGTCCGGGTCCTTGCATTGTGGATATACCAATTGATTTACAATCTAACGAAATGGAAATTAATAAAATTAATGCATTGATAAATGAGAATCTTGTAATAAAGGGGTTTCAAAGCTTTGGTCTGTCAGATCAGGATTTATCTCATTTATTAATTTCGCTTAAGTCTGCAAATGCACCATTGCTATGGTTAGGCAATGGATTAAGAAAATATAGCTCTTCAGTGATTTCCTCGATTGTTCGTGATCTTGGTATTCCTTATCTTACGTCTTGGACAGCAACGGATCTGTTTGAGCCTATTGATGATCTTTATGCTGGACATGCTGGTACTTACGGCGGAAGAGCTGGCAATTTAATATTGCAATCTTGCGATGTGCTTTTAACTTTAGGCACTCGCTTGGCGATACCTCAAAAGGGTTATGTCGATCATCAACTGGCTAGGCGAGCAAAAATATTTGTGATTGATTGTGATCAGATCGAGCTAGATAAATTAAGCGAACGTTTTGATAATAAATACTTGGCAGATGCTTCTGTTGCGCTTTCGCAAATACATCAATCGTTGGGAAATACACTGCATTCTAGTATGAATGAATGGCTTAGCCATGTAGGTCTTATTCGTAATGAATTCTCGCTTGTAGAACCTTGTCATCTTAAAAAAGATGCAGTTGACTCATATCAATTTATTTCCGATCTCGGTAAGTTGTCGTCCTCTAATACTACTTTTGTGACTGATATGGGGACAGCTCTGATTAGTGGTTTTCAAGTTCTTGAACCGAAAAATGGTCAACGTTTATTCACTAGTCAAGGGCTTGGTGAAATGGGTTATGGACTTCCTGGCGCCATTGGTGCTTGGTTCGCAGATCCGACTCGGCAGGTGATCTGTTTAAATTGCGATGGTGGCTTGATGATGAATTTGCAGGATCTTCATTCTGTAATTAGCCATCAAATCCCCCTTAAACTAGTGATATTTAATAATGATGGATATTTAATGATTAAGCACACTCAAAATGCAATTGTTGGTGGAAGACGTGCCGGTACTGATAGAGCTAGCGGTTTGACTTGCCCTGAGTATAAACCACTTGTAAAAGCCCTAGGCTTTGACTATTTTTCCCTTTCATATCTTGATCAGCAAGATCAGGTTATTACAGAATTTCTTGAACATGACGGAGCTTCTGTATTGGAGGTCTTTATGGCTGCTGATCAATTGTTAGTTCCTAAGCTTTCAGTTAGTGTTTCCGCAGATGGAACGTTGGTTTCTCCCCCTCTTGAAGATCTCAGCCCATTAATACCCCTAGAGCAAATAGAACGGCTTATGCTTGTGGATGTTCATCCGAATTCTATTTCATTGGAAAGGGATGAAGTCGTTGCTAAGGGTGATGCTATTTATTGA
- a CDS encoding NAD-dependent epimerase/dehydratase family protein, giving the protein MAQTIFFENQIFLDDISSLVSTFKDWEFFRDQSVLVTGGAGLVPSYLVNTLLYANHVLSLNLNITCLVRSEQSNLFRLASWINNSSLHLIYGTAEEYPYSLLEPHSIIVHAASAASPKIYAQDPVGVILPNSTGTMRLCDQGRLWQIKRLLYFSTGEVYGINSKEYFNELDFGYLDPNSLRSCYAESKRVGESICKAYSHQYSLPATSARIFHTYGPQMLLDDGRVFADFVRDALNRKPIVLASSGSARRCFCYLKDATSAFLTLLVNGLSGEAYNLANPNAEISILELAHLVANLVDPKLEVSIQDSFAKKPGYVPSAVPRSLPSVLKLEALGWRASIGLEEGFSRTLLSYSNFHHA; this is encoded by the coding sequence ATGGCTCAAACAATCTTTTTTGAAAATCAGATTTTTCTTGATGATATTAGTTCGTTGGTTTCGACATTCAAGGATTGGGAGTTTTTTAGAGATCAATCGGTCTTAGTGACTGGTGGTGCGGGCTTAGTCCCTTCTTATCTTGTGAATACCCTTTTGTATGCCAACCATGTGTTAAGCCTGAACCTGAATATTACCTGCTTAGTACGCTCGGAACAAAGCAATTTATTTCGTCTTGCTTCATGGATAAATAACAGCTCACTCCATTTAATCTATGGAACTGCTGAGGAATATCCATACTCTTTACTTGAGCCACACTCAATTATTGTGCATGCTGCTAGTGCAGCCAGTCCTAAAATTTATGCTCAGGATCCTGTTGGCGTTATTTTGCCAAATAGCACAGGAACGATGCGGCTTTGTGATCAAGGTCGTTTATGGCAGATCAAACGTCTATTATATTTTAGTACAGGTGAAGTATATGGTATTAATAGCAAGGAATACTTCAATGAACTTGATTTTGGTTATTTAGATCCTAATTCTCTCAGAAGCTGTTACGCTGAAAGCAAAAGAGTTGGAGAATCGATTTGTAAGGCGTATTCGCATCAATATTCCTTGCCAGCCACCAGTGCACGAATATTCCATACATATGGTCCACAAATGTTGCTTGATGATGGGAGAGTCTTTGCTGATTTTGTAAGAGATGCTCTTAATCGGAAGCCCATTGTGCTTGCAAGCTCTGGTAGCGCACGTCGTTGTTTTTGCTATTTGAAGGATGCTACAAGTGCTTTCCTTACCCTTTTGGTTAATGGTCTCAGTGGAGAGGCTTATAATTTAGCCAATCCAAATGCCGAAATCTCCATTCTTGAACTTGCTCACCTGGTGGCAAATCTAGTAGATCCTAAACTCGAGGTTAGTATTCAAGACTCATTCGCTAAGAAGCCTGGTTATGTTCCCAGCGCTGTTCCGCGATCTTTGCCCTCTGTGTTAAAGTTGGAGGCTTTGGGCTGGAGAGCTAGTATAGGGCTAGAGGAAGGCTTTTCTAGGACCTTACTTTCTTATTCTAATTTTCACCATGCATAA
- a CDS encoding FkbM family methyltransferase, with protein MHNRLEHLKQDFTSGNVSKHDFINRAHAEFHSVLHEFSSTLSNTDISKIEILDNKVLMTNKSDGIVVEVDSCDERTAPVEAFNFGSYEPGESSVIRKLAASIDTMLDIGSNIGWYSLVVAKLNPSAKILAFEPIPQTFAKLKNNCKLNRLSNIDYRNYALSDSEGSFPFYFYPEGSGNASMKNLALRDDVLEIECHLRTLDSHEDEILDSQTIDFVKIDVEGAELFSVRGGINLLQKHKPILLVELLRKWSAPFGYHPNEVIEILASIGYVAYTLSNEYKLSRFTLIDSETVDTNFFFVHPNSRLFSELTFH; from the coding sequence ATGCATAACCGTCTAGAACACCTTAAACAGGATTTTACTTCTGGAAATGTTAGCAAGCATGACTTTATAAATCGAGCCCACGCAGAATTCCACTCTGTCTTACATGAGTTTTCTTCTACACTGTCAAATACAGATATTTCAAAAATAGAAATTCTTGATAATAAGGTCTTAATGACGAATAAGTCCGATGGGATTGTTGTTGAAGTTGATTCCTGTGATGAACGAACTGCACCTGTAGAAGCTTTCAACTTCGGTTCTTACGAACCAGGCGAATCTTCAGTTATTAGAAAGCTCGCAGCATCTATTGATACAATGTTGGATATTGGTTCTAATATTGGTTGGTATTCACTTGTGGTAGCCAAGCTTAATCCTTCAGCAAAAATTCTTGCTTTTGAGCCAATTCCGCAAACTTTTGCTAAATTGAAAAATAATTGCAAACTCAATCGTCTTTCTAATATAGATTATAGGAATTATGCTCTATCTGATTCTGAGGGTTCCTTTCCTTTTTATTTTTATCCCGAAGGCAGTGGAAATGCTTCTATGAAAAATTTAGCACTAAGAGATGATGTACTTGAGATTGAATGTCATCTTCGTACTTTAGATAGTCATGAGGATGAGATCTTAGACTCTCAAACAATAGATTTCGTTAAAATTGATGTTGAAGGCGCAGAACTTTTTTCTGTGAGGGGTGGAATTAATTTACTTCAAAAGCATAAGCCAATATTGTTAGTCGAATTGCTCAGAAAGTGGTCTGCACCATTTGGTTATCATCCCAATGAAGTCATTGAGATACTTGCCTCTATAGGGTATGTAGCTTATACGCTCTCAAATGAGTATAAGCTTTCAAGATTCACCCT